A single window of Psychrobacter raelei DNA harbors:
- a CDS encoding SIMPL domain-containing protein (The SIMPL domain is named for its presence in mouse protein SIMPL (signalling molecule that associates with mouse pelle-like kinase). Bacterial member BP26, from Brucella, was shown to assemble into a channel-like structure, while YggE from E. coli has been associated with resistance to oxidative stress.): MSNLLSKSLSKVGLLSIIGCAAAFAQGAQAEPTGYNQISFNVEANQEVENDEVTATLYKQAQASTPKQLATQLNTAINQALSIAKRYPTVTATTGQQNTYPKYNDDGKIVGWTGTVSVDLKSNDFAKTSELVANLQENLVVQNLQFGVSEKKQKELEKELIKKASLQFKEQAKSLAETWGMSGYQVINVSINTNSGYNPRPMMMMRDASAKAGVPAQSFEGGNSRVAVTANGTIELIPFMR; encoded by the coding sequence ATGTCTAATTTACTATCAAAATCATTATCTAAAGTAGGCCTACTATCAATTATTGGCTGTGCTGCAGCTTTTGCTCAAGGCGCACAAGCAGAGCCGACAGGTTACAACCAAATTAGCTTTAATGTAGAAGCCAATCAAGAAGTAGAAAATGATGAAGTAACCGCCACTTTATATAAACAGGCTCAAGCAAGCACCCCTAAGCAATTGGCAACCCAGCTAAATACAGCCATCAATCAGGCACTAAGTATTGCTAAGCGCTACCCCACAGTGACAGCCACTACCGGTCAACAAAACACTTATCCAAAGTACAATGATGACGGTAAAATTGTTGGCTGGACAGGCACTGTAAGCGTTGATTTAAAGAGCAATGACTTTGCTAAGACCAGTGAGCTTGTGGCTAACTTACAAGAAAACTTAGTGGTACAAAACCTTCAATTTGGTGTCTCTGAGAAAAAACAAAAGGAGCTTGAAAAAGAGCTGATCAAAAAAGCTTCTTTACAATTTAAAGAGCAAGCCAAATCATTGGCAGAAACGTGGGGCATGAGTGGCTATCAAGTTATTAACGTATCTATTAATACCAACAGTGGCTATAACCCGCGTCCGATGATGATGATGCGTGATGCGTCTGCTAAAGCGGGCGTGCCTGCTCAAAGCTTTGAGGGCGGCAACTCACGTGTGGCTGTTACTGCCAATGGTACCATTGAGCTTATCCCATTTATGAGATAA